The Streptococcus sp. oral taxon 431 nucleotide sequence CAAAGTCTATGACATAAATTTCTCCATCTTCACCAATCATGAAATTCCCGATATGATAATCTCCATGTTGGAAAACCTGAGGTCTATCTTTTAACAATTCTCGATTTGCATTTAAATAATCAATAAAAATCTGACCATTTTCATATTGAACAGGACATTCTTTGTATTTTTTGATTTTGTCATCAATTTTACGATTAAAAAAGGATTCCCAATCTTCACGAACTTCTGTAACAGGAAGAGAATGAATTTTTCGAAGGATACTTCCTGCTTCTACTCCGTAAGTGTATTGTTGTTCTTTTGAAACAGTTAAAATGGTTTCTCTTGCATCTTTCCCGTCTATCCATTCGTGTAAAGAATGCACTTCGTCATCACAGAGTTCTATGCTAATCGGTTTACACATCGGAACTCCAAGAGAAGCCACCTTCTCCATCATATCAAATTCAAATTTTTTAGAATCTAACTTATCCTTATCAGAAACACGCAAGAAATATTTTTGCTGATTTTGATCTGTCACACAATATTTTTTATCATCTGACCAGCCTTTATTTATGGTTATCTTACTACTAAAATCCATCAAGCACTCTCCGATTCATTTCACAACACTTTTTGCAGTTTTCACTAGTAACCTATCCAGTTCGTCTACACTTTAGTTACCTAGATCAAGATTTAGATAATGGAAACTAGTCAATTTTCTCTATGATATTTCCAAGTTTATCCAATACAAGACATGAATGATCATTTAGTGGGATTACGGGAACATTAACGAGTTCTTCAGCTCTATCCTTATTAGCTTTATCATTCCATGAATCATAATGGACACTAATTAAAAACTGACTAAAGAGTCCTAATCCATTTTTTATCTTTATCTGATGATCTGAATTATCATTAGGTGAAACATAGACTTTTTCTCCTAATAATAGGGCTCCTGCAGAAAATCCTATAACTTTCGCCCCTTTATTCAGCATACGATCGATATAATTTTTGAACTGCGGATTGACGTAAGTAGCTAAATACTTTTCCGTATTTCCACCACCGATAATAATTAGATCAGCATCTAAATAGCTATCAAAATCAATCAGCTCAGTGTCCAAAAGTAAGTAATCAGTGTTTAGATTAGGAAATTGACTTTGGAAAACTTCCGTGTACTTTTTCATATACGGTTGCCAATTTTCTCGATAAACTGTAAAAATGGCAATTCTTTCGATCTTGCTTGATGACACAATTTTATTAACAATCGTATGGTTCTTTATCGGTGGATTTCCACCCATCAAAAAAATTTGTTCGCCCAATCTTTCACACTTTCTAAAGATACATAATGTTTAAACAAGTTTATTCACGT carries:
- a CDS encoding aminoglycoside phosphotransferase family protein — protein: MDFSSKITINKGWSDDKKYCVTDQNQQKYFLRVSDKDKLDSKKFEFDMMEKVASLGVPMCKPISIELCDDEVHSLHEWIDGKDARETILTVSKEQQYTYGVEAGSILRKIHSLPVTEVREDWESFFNRKIDDKIKKYKECPVQYENGQIFIDYLNANRELLKDRPQVFQHGDYHIGNFMIGEDGEIYVIDFDRFDLGDPWEEFNRIVWSAQVSPSFASGMIDGYFDHKVPDLFWNLLAIYILNNIVGALPWSVPYGIEEIAVMQHQAKEILEWYEDMKQIIPSWYLIEKKAE
- a CDS encoding Type 1 glutamine amidotransferase-like domain-containing protein is translated as MGEQIFLMGGNPPIKNHTIVNKIVSSSKIERIAIFTVYRENWQPYMKKYTEVFQSQFPNLNTDYLLLDTELIDFDSYLDADLIIIGGGNTEKYLATYVNPQFKNYIDRMLNKGAKVIGFSAGALLLGEKVYVSPNDNSDHQIKIKNGLGLFSQFLISVHYDSWNDKANKDRAEELVNVPVIPLNDHSCLVLDKLGNIIEKID